One region of Eupeodes corollae chromosome 1, idEupCoro1.1, whole genome shotgun sequence genomic DNA includes:
- the LOC129941368 gene encoding uncharacterized protein LOC129941368, with amino-acid sequence MKSRPKPTDEPESQASGNISSKPSTTFYTPHEISPIPVRFKKTSNRGRKRGKSEIITSSPYKLSLEESIQLKDGKEKKLKKKKVFKNLSLRGKEIIQIKTKRVRKKSSSSESNESNFIPDGGSDPNPDRSNQEDAKCLYCLSLFSEDKGGETWVQCVVCTMWAHEDCSGNEKMKFICEFCC; translated from the exons ATGAAATCCAGACCAAAACCTACAGATGAACCGGAATCGCAAGCCTCaggaaatatttcttcaaaaccatcAACTACCTTTTATACTCCACATGAAATTTCCCCTATTCCTGtccgatttaaaaaaacttcGAATCGTGGTCGAAAACGAGGAAAATCGGAGATAATTACTTCGTCACCTTACAAATTGTCTCTGGAAGAATCAATTCAGTTAAAGGATGGAAAGGAAAAGAAACTAAAGAAGAAG AAGGTTTTTAAGAATCTGAGTTTGAGAGGCAAAGAAATTATACAGATCAAAACGAAACGAGTTCGAAAAAAGTCTTCTTCATCAGAAAGCAATGAAAGTAACTTTATTCCAGACGGTGGTTCCGATCCAAATCCCGATAGAAGTAACCAGGAAGATGCTAAATGCCTATATTGCTTGAGCTTATTCTCGGAAGATAAGGGAGGCGAAACTTGGGTACAATGTGTTGTGTGTACAATGTGGGCACATGAAGATTGTTcaggaaatgaaaaaatgaaatttatatgCGAATTTTGCTGTTAA